A DNA window from Bacteroidota bacterium contains the following coding sequences:
- a CDS encoding RagB/SusD family nutrient uptake outer membrane protein, producing the protein MTATLLRRAALGALLLLGWGLGTGCSEFVQDVEAPIDEVQDELIDESQIPYVIIGLQQQFGQAYGQAAMLGDLLSDQCFFDTRVTNATFPTYLDIDQGNPRRDNNSTTGAMLPLGRAYYISKDLIERVNRIGTFRNDAIRIQALYNAHLYGGLVRFVWASYYGVGPTEGGGFDEGGGPFVPSSQLYDRAVALWNEALRYAQNDLQRRTIYSLIARAHLYNGKYAEARAAAQQGLRRGDAPFRALYSTQDNNPWFFGGGRGRTQIVVDTRFWQRYLVDDPRESARIPVERAASAPGTTFFRQAKYPDRESPLPIITWQENNLMLAELELRLGGSPATALSLVNEVRANYGLSPLTSVNLDVIYVERDKELFVQGQRLIDQRRFGRWHLPAGTWQYLEITDRERLSNPNMGR; encoded by the coding sequence GAGTTTGTGCAGGACGTCGAGGCCCCGATCGACGAGGTGCAGGATGAGCTGATCGATGAAAGCCAGATCCCTTATGTGATCATCGGCCTACAGCAGCAGTTCGGCCAGGCCTACGGGCAAGCCGCTATGCTGGGGGATCTGCTTTCGGATCAGTGCTTTTTCGATACGCGCGTGACGAACGCGACCTTCCCCACGTACCTGGACATCGACCAGGGCAACCCAAGGCGGGATAACAACTCCACCACGGGTGCTATGCTGCCCCTGGGGCGCGCTTACTACATCTCCAAGGACCTGATCGAGCGCGTAAACCGGATCGGCACGTTCCGCAACGACGCGATCCGAATCCAGGCTCTCTACAATGCCCACCTGTACGGGGGCCTGGTGCGCTTTGTCTGGGCCTCCTACTACGGCGTTGGCCCCACTGAGGGGGGCGGCTTCGATGAGGGCGGCGGGCCTTTTGTGCCCAGCTCCCAACTTTATGACCGGGCCGTCGCCCTGTGGAACGAGGCGCTCCGGTATGCGCAAAACGACCTGCAGCGCCGCACGATCTACTCGCTTATTGCGCGCGCCCACCTCTACAACGGCAAGTACGCCGAAGCCCGCGCGGCCGCCCAGCAGGGCCTGCGCCGGGGCGATGCGCCCTTCCGGGCCCTGTATTCGACGCAGGACAACAACCCCTGGTTCTTCGGCGGCGGCCGGGGCCGAACGCAGATCGTCGTCGATACGCGCTTCTGGCAGCGGTATCTTGTTGACGACCCGCGCGAATCGGCCCGCATCCCGGTTGAGCGCGCCGCCTCAGCTCCGGGCACGACCTTCTTCCGGCAGGCCAAGTACCCGGATCGGGAGTCCCCGCTGCCCATCATCACCTGGCAGGAAAACAACCTCATGCTGGCCGAACTGGAGCTGCGCCTAGGCGGAAGCCCGGCCACAGCCCTAAGCCTGGTCAACGAGGTACGGGCCAACTACGGGCTAAGCCCCCTGACGAGCGTGAACCTGGACGTGATCTACGTGGAGCGCGACAAAGAGCTCTTCGTTCAGGGGCAGCGCCTCATAGACCAGCGCCGCTTCGGCCGCTGGCACCTGCCGGCCGGCACCTGGCAGTACCTGGAGATCACCGACCGGGAGCGGCTGAGCAACCCGAACATGGGGCGTTAG
- a CDS encoding DUF72 domain-containing protein, with product MEGHRIYVGTSGWSVLSGPERRALGGPGPLLARYGRVFPAVEVNTTFYRSHRPGTYARWAELVPEGFRFAVKMPRWITHLGRLRRLDGLEPFLTEVRHLGPKLGPVLVQLPPSLRYDPEPVEAFFAALRGLYDGPCACEGRHGSWFSEEAGAMLGRWRIARVVADPAPIPAEPEPGGCGELVYVRLHGRPRMYYSAYAPAELEAWIGRLLRWAKQGPVWCFFNNTASQEGLENARYTWERLQAECGSP from the coding sequence ATGGAGGGCCATCGGATTTACGTGGGCACTTCGGGCTGGAGCGTGCTATCGGGACCGGAACGGCGCGCGCTTGGCGGCCCTGGTCCGCTGCTTGCCCGCTACGGGCGGGTCTTTCCGGCTGTGGAGGTGAACACGACCTTTTACCGCTCCCACCGGCCCGGCACGTATGCGCGCTGGGCGGAGCTTGTGCCCGAGGGTTTTCGGTTTGCCGTCAAGATGCCGCGCTGGATTACGCACTTGGGCCGGCTTCGCAGGCTTGACGGGCTTGAGCCGTTTTTAACGGAGGTGCGGCATCTGGGCCCTAAACTTGGCCCGGTGCTCGTGCAGTTGCCGCCCAGCCTGCGCTATGATCCGGAGCCGGTGGAGGCGTTTTTCGCCGCGCTTCGCGGCCTCTACGACGGCCCCTGCGCTTGCGAGGGCCGTCACGGAAGCTGGTTTTCCGAGGAGGCCGGGGCTATGCTAGGACGCTGGCGGATCGCCCGCGTCGTGGCCGATCCGGCCCCGATTCCGGCCGAGCCCGAGCCCGGAGGGTGCGGAGAGCTCGTGTACGTGCGCCTGCACGGCCGGCCTCGGATGTACTACTCGGCCTACGCTCCAGCGGAGCTGGAGGCCTGGATCGGACGGCTTCTTCGGTGGGCGAAGCAGGGACCGGTGTGGTGCTTTTTCAACAACACGGCCTCTCAAGAGGGCCTGGAGAACGCGCGCTACACCTGGGAGCGGCTTCAGGCGGAGTGCGGCTCGCCTTAG
- a CDS encoding GWxTD domain-containing protein: MFALGVGLLGLMGMFASAAAQAQGATSQTGSETLSEAPNRLEWIRYADQRIREVFGKTERARYEETSRLYLALLALLDDTLSAAERAVLEPHLEGLRQILPPELTRRLDRPPVAADLLAWWRSQDARPATARNERIEEHLERWAYAHRHYTYEDRLDDRGRIYIRYGPPARQTRVRLDDPRYRRLVLDREPTLSPLEFPENEFWVYSQVDRNLHYLFIRRPGEGFRIGSSEELIPRPLRNSPRRAEALLRTLEEIYRQLALYHIDYGALYDEVANYVATLESQVPQRPELPPTAFGQRMLLQVQNEEAYLLERREQLQAPPYTNVLDPYEALQIELRWARFLDPDGTTRTELYWSGPARSFEPSRAMRRRLERARMPLEQAEYLLVGSIVQTDSAYQPRVRHYFRHRLAPQAARQREAVLEPRTYTIRGDTGLYHLAFELDQYLLPSRSRVPNLDSIPLLKTYVQRLDSLRALNPNPARLEMSDLMLLEVLQEAALSARPVPAGATRPYPYSSCLPGAPLALYYEVYHLKPNAAGQARVRTTYEVLRRVPTGPLGTEFRLERTSGATTHITSGSTLREYLLLETRNWTPGEVTIRLQITDLESGQRTERELKLLVIEPT; encoded by the coding sequence ATGTTCGCCTTGGGCGTCGGCCTGCTGGGCTTGATGGGGATGTTCGCCAGCGCTGCCGCGCAGGCTCAAGGGGCGACTTCGCAGACCGGCTCTGAAACCTTATCCGAGGCCCCGAACCGGCTGGAGTGGATCCGCTACGCCGATCAACGCATCCGGGAGGTCTTCGGAAAAACCGAGCGCGCCCGCTACGAGGAGACGAGCCGGCTCTACCTGGCCCTGCTCGCCTTGCTCGACGATACGCTCTCGGCCGCCGAACGCGCCGTGCTCGAACCCCACCTGGAGGGCCTGCGCCAAATCCTGCCCCCGGAGCTCACCCGGCGCCTGGATCGCCCCCCTGTGGCCGCAGACCTTCTGGCCTGGTGGCGGTCGCAGGACGCCCGGCCCGCCACCGCACGCAACGAGCGCATCGAAGAGCACCTGGAGCGCTGGGCCTACGCCCACCGGCACTACACCTACGAGGACCGGCTCGATGATCGCGGCCGGATCTACATCCGCTACGGCCCCCCGGCCCGGCAAACGCGCGTGCGCTTAGATGACCCCCGCTACCGGCGCTTGGTCTTGGATCGAGAGCCCACGCTGAGCCCCCTGGAGTTCCCGGAAAACGAATTCTGGGTCTACTCCCAGGTCGACCGCAACCTGCACTATCTCTTCATCCGCCGGCCCGGAGAGGGCTTCCGGATCGGCTCCTCCGAAGAGCTCATCCCGCGCCCCCTGCGAAATAGCCCGCGCCGGGCCGAGGCCCTGCTCCGCACCCTGGAGGAGATCTACCGCCAGCTTGCCCTGTATCACATCGACTACGGCGCGCTCTACGATGAGGTGGCCAACTACGTGGCCACGCTCGAAAGCCAGGTCCCGCAGCGGCCCGAGCTTCCGCCTACGGCCTTCGGGCAGCGGATGCTCCTGCAAGTCCAGAACGAGGAGGCCTACCTGCTTGAGCGGCGCGAGCAGCTGCAGGCCCCGCCCTATACGAACGTGCTCGATCCCTACGAGGCGCTTCAGATCGAGCTGCGCTGGGCGCGCTTTCTCGATCCGGACGGCACCACGCGCACAGAGCTCTACTGGTCCGGGCCGGCCCGGAGCTTTGAGCCCTCCCGCGCGATGAGGCGCCGCCTGGAGCGCGCCCGCATGCCGCTGGAGCAGGCCGAATACCTGCTTGTGGGCTCCATCGTACAGACCGATTCGGCCTATCAGCCCCGGGTGCGGCATTACTTCCGGCATCGGCTCGCCCCCCAGGCCGCCCGCCAGCGCGAGGCCGTGCTGGAGCCCCGCACCTACACGATACGGGGGGATACGGGCCTCTACCATCTGGCCTTCGAACTGGACCAATACCTGCTTCCCTCCCGGAGCCGGGTGCCTAACCTGGACTCCATCCCCCTGCTCAAAACCTACGTGCAGCGCCTGGATTCGCTTCGGGCCCTGAACCCCAATCCGGCCCGGCTGGAGATGAGCGATCTTATGCTCCTGGAAGTCCTGCAAGAGGCCGCACTCAGCGCGCGCCCGGTGCCCGCCGGCGCCACCCGACCCTATCCCTATAGCTCCTGCCTGCCGGGCGCGCCCCTGGCCTTGTATTACGAGGTCTACCATCTTAAGCCCAACGCCGCAGGCCAGGCCCGGGTGCGCACGACCTACGAGGTGCTGCGTCGGGTCCCGACCGGACCGCTGGGAACGGAGTTTCGGCTGGAGCGCACAAGCGGTGCTACCACGCACATAACAAGCGGCAGCACGTTGCGCGAATACCTGCTGCTGGAGACCCGCAACTGGACCCCCGGAGAGGTGACCATACGGCTGCAGATCACGGACCTGGAATCCGGTCAGCGCACCGAGCGCGAGCTCAAATTGCTCGTGATCGAGCCCACCTAA